A window of Sphingomonas adhaesiva contains these coding sequences:
- a CDS encoding ParB/RepB/Spo0J family partition protein, protein MSAAEPDLFGDLAGTAPMPTLAAARRPAARREEIRAAIDDLRGDAPILSVGIGRLARVVGGSKAHLQHERDAYAAEHGEPSVVAPAIPPADPGQLLELDADLLAQHPINPRLADGDPHLDDLADAIATDGQLVPVCIIADATAPGRFLILDGSRRHRAIQRLRERGLDRPVRATLVPTADAMDFLVAHVATSASWSDYERAVFFVAAWARGGTSQALLARRAGLTAGGFNKAMAPARLPNEILALIANRRAIRVLDAHRALMRWKADEPAVRAALLTIAAPASARAVLGCAAAAGLPGPSVAEPTGATMLVPLRDRARALIARLDAAPSPTPEDITALSALVRALAAI, encoded by the coding sequence ATGAGCGCGGCCGAGCCTGACCTGTTCGGCGATCTCGCCGGCACCGCCCCCATGCCCACGCTCGCAGCCGCGCGGCGCCCGGCCGCCCGTCGCGAGGAGATCCGCGCCGCGATCGATGACCTGCGCGGCGATGCGCCGATCCTGTCGGTCGGGATCGGTCGTCTCGCGCGTGTGGTCGGCGGGTCGAAGGCGCACCTTCAGCACGAGCGTGATGCCTATGCCGCCGAACACGGCGAGCCTTCGGTGGTCGCTCCGGCCATCCCGCCGGCCGATCCCGGTCAGCTGCTCGAACTCGACGCCGATCTGCTCGCGCAGCACCCGATCAATCCGCGTCTCGCCGACGGCGACCCGCACCTCGACGATCTCGCCGACGCCATCGCCACCGACGGCCAGCTCGTGCCGGTCTGCATCATAGCTGATGCCACCGCGCCCGGTCGCTTCCTCATCCTCGACGGCTCGCGCCGCCACCGCGCAATCCAGCGCCTGCGCGAGCGCGGGCTCGATCGCCCAGTTCGCGCGACGCTGGTCCCCACCGCCGACGCGATGGACTTCCTCGTCGCGCATGTCGCCACCTCGGCAAGCTGGTCCGATTACGAGCGCGCGGTCTTCTTCGTCGCCGCCTGGGCGCGTGGCGGCACATCGCAGGCGCTGCTCGCACGCCGGGCGGGGCTGACGGCGGGCGGGTTCAACAAGGCGATGGCCCCTGCCCGGCTGCCCAACGAGATACTCGCGCTCATCGCCAACCGGCGCGCGATCCGCGTCCTGGATGCGCACCGCGCGCTCATGCGCTGGAAGGCCGACGAGCCCGCGGTGCGTGCCGCGCTCCTCACCATCGCCGCACCGGCGTCCGCCCGCGCGGTACTCGGCTGCGCCGCCGCCGCCGGGCTGCCGGGGCCGAGCGTCGCCGAACCGACAGGCGCGACGATGCTCGTGCCGCTGCGTGACCGCGCCCGGGCACTCATTGCCCGGCTCGATGCCGCGCCCTCGCCGACCCCGGAAGATATCACCGCCCTCAGCGCGCTGGTCCGCGCGCTCGCAGCGATCTGA